The Candidatus Dadabacteria bacterium genomic sequence GGCGTCCTGCGGGCCGAGCTGGCAGGCTCGCTCCGAAGGATGAGGGAAACCGTCGCGAACATAGACATAATCGCCTCGGCCGATGACGGGGCGGGAGTCATAGAGAAATTCACGGCTCTCGCTTTCATCAAGGAAGTTCTCGGCAGAACCGAAAACAGCACGCGGATTCTTACGCAGGCCGGGGTACGGACCGATCTTCTGGTCGTAGAGCCCCACTGCTACGGCTCGGCACTTCAGAACCTTACTGGCTCGCCCGCCCATAACGCAAGAATAAGGGAAATTGCGGCGGCAAAGGGTCTTGAGACAGACCACATGGGTATCCGCAACGGTAATGGATACTTTGTCTCCGAGGAGGAAGTCTACGAATCCCTCGAGCTGGGCTATATTGCCCCTGAGCTGCGGGAAGACCGCGGAGAGATCGAGGCGGCGCGCGCAGGGGAGCTTCCCGCGCTGATCGAGATAGAAGACCTAAGAGGAGACCTCCATGCCCATTCAACCTGGAGCGACGGAGCGTCAACCATCCGCCAGATGGCGGACAAGGCGGCATCTCTCGGCTACGAATATATAGCCATGACCGACCACTCGCCCTCATCAAGGATAGCAAAGGGACTCAGCACAAAGAGGCTTTGGCAGAAAAAAGAGGAAGTGGAAAAAATAAACTCCGAGGGCGGAGCGGTAAGAGTACTCATGGGTTCCGAGGTCGACATACTGCCCGACGGCTCTCTTGATTATCCAGATGAGGTGCTTCGGGAACTTGATTTCGTCGTCGCGTCGGTTCACAGCTCCTTTTTGATGGAAGAAGAGGAAATGACAAGACGGATATGCGGCGCCCTGGAAAATCCCAACGTGGACGCTCTCGGGCACCCGACCGGAAGGCTGATAGCGCAGAGAGAGCCCTACAAGGTCGATATAGACGCCGTTATCGAGACCGCCAGGAATCATGGCAAGGCGCTGGAGATAAACTCGTCCTACAAGCGGCTTGACCTCAAGGATACCCACGCCAGAAAAGCTGTTGAGGCCGGGGTCAAGATCATAGTGTCAACCGACGCCCACAGGACCGAGCACCTCGAAAGAATGATCTTCGGGGTCGGAACAGCAAGGCGGGGATGGGTAAAGAAAACAGACGTCGTAAACACCTACGGTCTTTCCGAACTCCTTAAATGGCTCGCAAGCCACGACTCGTAAAATGGCCCGACTCACCAAAAAGCAGGCCCGGGCGGAAGTATCCCGCCTGAGAGAGGAAATAAGGCGCCATGACCATCTCTACTACGCGGAGAGCAACCCTGAGATTCCCGACGCCGATTATGACAGACTCATGAGAAGGCTTGTTGAGCTTGAGCAGGACCACGGCCTGGCCGTCCCGGATTCCCCCTCGCAGAGAGTCGCGGGAGAGGTTTCTGAGCAGTTCAATCCGTTCTCCCACGTAATTCCGATGATGAGCATCGATAACGCAGTGGATGAGCAGGAAACCAGGGAGTTTGACAGGCGGATAAAAAGATTTCTCAAGACCGAAGAAGAAATCGAATACGTCCTGCAGCCCAAGTTCGACGGAGTCTCGGCATCGCTTACCTACGCTGAAGGAAAGCTGCTCCACGGTGCCACGAGAGGCAACGGAAAAACGGGAGAGGAGATAACGGCGAACTTAAAGACCGTAAGGTCCGTTCCCCTGGCTCTTTCGGGGCGAGACCGAAAGCCGAAGCTGGTCGAGATAAGGGGAGAGGTCGTATTCCCGAAAAGCCTGTTCGCAAAGCTGAATGAAGAGCTTGAAAAACTTAATGAGGAACTTGAAAAAAAGAACGAAACCCTCTTAAAAGAAGATAAAAAACCGAAGCCTCTCAGGACGCTGTTTAAAAACCCGAGGAACGCGGCTTCAGGTTCGCTTCGCCAGCTTGACTCTTCCGTGACCGCGCGACGTCCCCTGCACTTTTACGCCTGGGGAGTGGGTAGCTGCGAAGGGGTGGATTTAAGAGACGAGCTTGAAATATACGAGGCTTTCCATAAATGGGGGTTCCGTGTTGAAGAACCCAAAGACTGCCTGGGCATCGACCAGGCCATTGAGTACGCGAGGGAGCTTGAGCAGAAAAGAGATTCCATCGATTATGAGATCGACGGGGCCGTTTTGAAGGTAAGAAGCAGGAGGCTGCAGGAAATCCTGGGAACAACGGCGAAATATCCCCGCTGGAGCGTGGCCATAAAGTTCTCCCCCAAGCAGGTAACCACGAAAATAAGGGATATAATCATCCAGGTCGGAAGAACGGGACACCTCACCCCGGTGGCCGAGCTTGAGCCGATAAAGATATCCGGCATCGAGATAAAGAGGGCATCCCTTCACACAGAGGACACCGTAAGGGAAAAAGACGTGAGAATCGGCGACACCGTGGTTGTGCAAAGGGCGGGAGACGTGATACCGGAAGTGGTGGAAGTCGTCCCCTCGAAGGAAAGAGGAAAGGAAAGTTTCTCCATGCCGAAGGACTGCCCCCACTGCGAAGCTTCAATTGAGAGAGAAGGCTCATTTCATCTCTGTCCGAACACTTCCTGTCCCGCGCAGATCAAAGGAAGAATAAGTCTTTTCGCTTCGAGAAACGCTTTTGACATAGAAGGACTCGGGGGGAAAAGAGTGGAGCAACTGATAAACGAAGGAATCCTGAGAAACATGGCCGATATTTTCACTCTCAGGAGGGAACAGCTTCTCGGACTTGAGGGGTTTGCGGAAAAGTCCGCCGACAACCTCCTAGAAGAGATAAAAAAAAGCAGGGATATAAGCCTCGAGAGATTCTTAAACTCTCTTAGCATAAAGCACGTGGGCACCAGAACCGCGCAGACGCTCGCCCGTGAATTCAAGACCCCTGAGAACCTCATGGCAGCCACAAGCGAAGATCTTCTCCAAGTGGAAGGCGTAGGCGAGGAACTGGCCCAAAGCATACTCGGATTCTTTGAGGACCACGAGAGAAAGAGCGTGGTAGAAGCGCTTTTGCGTCAGGTGAGAATAGAAGAAGAACCAGAGCCGTCAGGGGAAAATGAAAAAATCGGCGGAAAAACGTTTGTCCTGACAGGCACTCTATCGGTTCCCCGGGAGCAGATAAAAAGCGAGATAGAGAGACTCGGCGGAAAAGTCGTTAACTCGGTATCTGGAAAGACAGATTTTCTGGTTTCAGGAGCGGACCCGGGAACCACGAAACTTCAAAAAGCCCGCGAGCTCGGAACGGATATCATTACGGAAGAACATCTGAAAAGCCTCATAGGGCTTTAGTTCCGTGCCTCTGTCTGTAGACCTCGTAGAGAAAAATCCCCGCGGCTACGGAAGCGTTTAGAGATTCCACTTTCCCCTCTCTTGGAACAGAAAGCAGAAAATCGCATTTCTGTCTTGTCTTGCTTCGCATTCCCCTGCCCTCGTTCCCTATCACAACTGCTATATCGAGCGAAGCGAAGTCGCAGTCACAGACCGCGTCCTCGGAACCCGCATCGGCTCCCGCGACCCAGACCCCTTTTTTCTTAAGAGCATCGATCACCCTGCCGAGATTCGTCTCCCGGGCGATCTTTATGTTGGCCGAAGCCCCGGAGGAAACTTTTACCACCGTCGGATTCACGTCGCACGCCCGGTCAGCGGGTATCACGATCCCATGGACTCCGAGAAAATCCGCGGTCCTTATTATGGCGCCGAAATTCTGCGGGTCTTCCATATGATCGAGAACAAGAAGAAAAACCTTCTCCCGTCTTTCCCTCGCCACACCGAGGATCTCCTCAACCGAACTGTAGGTAAAATCGGAGATTTCAGCCGCTATACCCTGGTGATTCGGGCTTTTGCATATGTCCGTAATCGCGCTTCTCGGAAGATGGGTGAGTTTTATGCGGAATTTCTTGATCGAGGCGTTAATCCTCGGGTCAGAAGAAACGTCGAAATTCTCCGAGACCATGATTTTCTTTATCTCCCGAGGAGAATTGCGGAGAAGTTCTGTGACTGAATTCTTGCCGTAGACAATCACCGCGGGCTCTCCTTGACCCCGGAACTCTTCTTAACGTAGTTAACCTTGTACAGTATGTTGTCGTTGATCCACTTGGCGTCCCACCACTCAAGCGGCCTCACCGGAACTCCCTGGACGTAAACCCCGAAATGCAGATGGTCTCCAACAGCAAGCCCGGTAGTGCCCGTCCTTCCCACGATATCTTTTTTCCCCACGCTGTCCCCGACGCTCACATCCATCGAACTCAGGTGGGAGTAAAGACTCATAACTCCCATTCCATGGTCGATGATAACCGTATTGCCGTATATGCCGAGGTGCTCAGCGAAAACCACCACTCCGGTGTTAGAAGCGGGGACAGGGTATTTTTTAGTAACCGAGAGGTCGTAGCCGAGGTGATACTGATTGTCGATCACGTTGCCGTCCATCAGGTATCTCCTGTGATCCGCAAATGTCGCGCCCACCTTGGAATTGCGAAGCTGGTTGAACTTCCCTTTCCAGAGAATCTCCTTCCTGCTTTGTCTTCCGATCTCATATATCCTGTTGTCGTTTTCCTTTCTCGTTTCGCTGTTGATCTTCAGAAACGCCTTGCGCAAATCGGGGGTCCCGTCATCTCCGACCGGGGAATAGCCGTAGACCTTGGTGAAAAGCGGAAGCACCTTGCTTTTAAGAAACCACTCGGAGAGGCCTATCTCATCCTTTACGTAAGAGGCCCGAAGAAGCCGGTAATAGACAGATTCCCTCGCTTCGTTGCCGGCCGCGTCAGCCGCAAGAATTTCTATCTTCTCACCCCTGTCCGCATTATACGGGTAGGCGAAAAAGGCAAGGTATACCGAGGGATCTTCGAAGTACCCCGTGTAGCCTTCAAAAAAGAGGTCTTTTATTTCAACGCCGCTTGAGACCGTGTCCTCAGAAACCTTGTAGATGACAACTCCTGCGCCCCCGTGTCTTATGTACAGCGCGGGCGAGAGTTCCTGTATCTGGGGAGGGATGAAATCCAGGGTGACTCTCTGGCTGAAAACGGCTTTTCTCCCGGGGAAAAGACCATTCATGAAACGGTCAGTCGCCTCTATTAGAAGTTCCGCTGCGCCGCTTTTTATGCCAAGCTTCTCGGGATTGATTCTCACGCTTATCACATCGCTTTTAGTTCCTTTCTCGTATTCTTTTTCAACAAGAACGGATTCCCCGTAAGCGTCAAGCAGAGAGATGCGCACCTTGGAAAGCCCTGTGCCCTTGTCAGACACAGTCACCTCAAGGGGCTTTAAGCCGAGACTCTTAACATCCCGCTCAAGGGATATGACGGGAGGGCTCATCTCGGCAACGGAGATGATTTTTATGAGAGCAATTATCAGAAGCACAACCCCAAAAACAGCCGCAACCTGTTTTCCGGACACCTTTAGCATTTAAAACAACCTCCTTCGAATTACCGTGGCAGCTTCGCTTATAACATCATAAGAGCAGCCCGGATAGCGTAAGTGAACCTGAAAGAAACCCTGTTTCCGCACCGCCTCGGGTATCTCAAAATTGCCTCTCGCACGATCCGGTTTTACGGGAAAAAGCCCGTAGCGAACAGAACATTTCTTTGGAAGGAACCTTCCGGGCACCTCAAGTGAGTTCTGTTTTTATTTGGCGGCTTTTAAGTATAATAGGCTTGTTAGGAAAATCCAGATCCTTACAGCGTAACTGAAGAGAAGTTCCCTGCGTTTTCACTAAGGACAGTGCGTCGAAGAACGATTTTTTTTATATTCACGGCAGTAGTCTGCGGCCTTGTCTTGGGGCTTTTTCTGTTCTCCCAGACCGAGGGAAGCCGCCAGTACGCAAAAAACCTCATAGAGCGAAGGCTAAACTCAATCCCCAATTTCCATATCAGCCTCGGAGGTATCGAGGGAAGCATAATCTCCACACTGGAGATAAGCGATATTGAAGTAAAAATAGCCGGAGAGAGTTACATGGAGATCGAAAAACTCTCGACGAACTATTCAATCCCGCTTCTTTACTCAATGATTTCGAGAAAGAAGCTCTACTTGTCCGACACGGAGATACGGGGTCTCAGAGTTTTTCTTGCAAAGGACAGACGCGGGGTATGGGATTTCAAGAAACTGAAGAACCAAGACAAAACCGCCGAGGGCCCGCAAGGGGAAAGAATAAGCCTCATTTTCGCGAATAACAGAATCCGCGATTCCCGCATTACGATTGTTGACCGCACCAGAGACAAGGTCTGGGAATTTGACCTGGTTGAGGAGTCTCTGTTCTCGATAAACATCATTGAACTGACGAAAAAGATCGAACTTGACGCGAAGGACATAAATTTCGACTACGTGTCCCCCAGAATCAGGATAAGAAACCTCAAGGGGAAAATCGATATAGCTTCCTGGGATTGCGTATTCAAAGACGCGGGATTCAAGGTCGAGGGCGTGCCGGTCAGGGGAAGCGGGATCGCGAGAGGCCTGAGGAACCCTGAATTCGACATGACCGTGTTTTTCGACACGCTCGGAATAACTGAAAAGGGAGAAATAAACCTCAAGGCAAAAACGAAGGTCAAGATGCATTCCTTAGACAACATGGTCGGCACGATGGAAATCTCGACACCCGATTCTTTTCTTAACGGAAAGCCGTTTCGGATGGACCTCAGTCCTGTAACCATTAAAGGGACAAAGACCTTTATAGAAGGCACGGCAGGCGGAGGATTCGGGGAGTCAAGCCTGAAGGGCAGCATCGACTTTAAGAAATGGCTCGCGGGAGAAGAGAAGAACTGGTTTGATCTCACCGCGGAGCTAAACGGCGCGAACACGGATGAACTGACCGAGATACTCAACCGCACCCCCTACCCGCTTAAGTTCGGAAACGACTCAAGGCTGAACTCGAATCTCAGGGTAAGCGGCAGCTGGGCGAGCAGGGAAATCTATTCCCTTCGGATCGAACCCGATTATCTCGACGTAATAGACAGCGAGCAGAGCAGCCTTCGGATCGAAGGTTACATGACGTTCAGAAACGACGGTATGGATTTCGATTCGACCT encodes the following:
- a CDS encoding M23 family metallopeptidase: MLKVSGKQVAAVFGVVLLIIALIKIISVAEMSPPVISLERDVKSLGLKPLEVTVSDKGTGLSKVRISLLDAYGESVLVEKEYEKGTKSDVISVRINPEKLGIKSGAAELLIEATDRFMNGLFPGRKAVFSQRVTLDFIPPQIQELSPALYIRHGGAGVVIYKVSEDTVSSGVEIKDLFFEGYTGYFEDPSVYLAFFAYPYNADRGEKIEILAADAAGNEARESVYYRLLRASYVKDEIGLSEWFLKSKVLPLFTKVYGYSPVGDDGTPDLRKAFLKINSETRKENDNRIYEIGRQSRKEILWKGKFNQLRNSKVGATFADHRRYLMDGNVIDNQYHLGYDLSVTKKYPVPASNTGVVVFAEHLGIYGNTVIIDHGMGVMSLYSHLSSMDVSVGDSVGKKDIVGRTGTTGLAVGDHLHFGVYVQGVPVRPLEWWDAKWINDNILYKVNYVKKSSGVKESPR
- the ligA gene encoding NAD-dependent DNA ligase LigA, translating into MARLTKKQARAEVSRLREEIRRHDHLYYAESNPEIPDADYDRLMRRLVELEQDHGLAVPDSPSQRVAGEVSEQFNPFSHVIPMMSIDNAVDEQETREFDRRIKRFLKTEEEIEYVLQPKFDGVSASLTYAEGKLLHGATRGNGKTGEEITANLKTVRSVPLALSGRDRKPKLVEIRGEVVFPKSLFAKLNEELEKLNEELEKKNETLLKEDKKPKPLRTLFKNPRNAASGSLRQLDSSVTARRPLHFYAWGVGSCEGVDLRDELEIYEAFHKWGFRVEEPKDCLGIDQAIEYARELEQKRDSIDYEIDGAVLKVRSRRLQEILGTTAKYPRWSVAIKFSPKQVTTKIRDIIIQVGRTGHLTPVAELEPIKISGIEIKRASLHTEDTVREKDVRIGDTVVVQRAGDVIPEVVEVVPSKERGKESFSMPKDCPHCEASIEREGSFHLCPNTSCPAQIKGRISLFASRNAFDIEGLGGKRVEQLINEGILRNMADIFTLRREQLLGLEGFAEKSADNLLEEIKKSRDISLERFLNSLSIKHVGTRTAQTLAREFKTPENLMAATSEDLLQVEGVGEELAQSILGFFEDHERKSVVEALLRQVRIEEEPEPSGENEKIGGKTFVLTGTLSVPREQIKSEIERLGGKVVNSVSGKTDFLVSGADPGTTKLQKARELGTDIITEEHLKSLIGL
- the polX gene encoding DNA polymerase/3'-5' exonuclease PolX; protein product: MDSVNNEIAKIFSRIADSLEILDENVFKINAYRKASRNISSMPDSLEEFDGEKELSTIPGIGKDLSQKIIEHRLTGKIAYYEEIKKQVPDELAELLDIRGVGPKFLRTLVKHFGVADIESLKETIASPDILEVDGIGKKKIEQISRSVEVFEGGKKRMRLVKAHALATEVKEKIEIIPGVLRAELAGSLRRMRETVANIDIIASADDGAGVIEKFTALAFIKEVLGRTENSTRILTQAGVRTDLLVVEPHCYGSALQNLTGSPAHNARIREIAAAKGLETDHMGIRNGNGYFVSEEEVYESLELGYIAPELREDRGEIEAARAGELPALIEIEDLRGDLHAHSTWSDGASTIRQMADKAASLGYEYIAMTDHSPSSRIAKGLSTKRLWQKKEEVEKINSEGGAVRVLMGSEVDILPDGSLDYPDEVLRELDFVVASVHSSFLMEEEEMTRRICGALENPNVDALGHPTGRLIAQREPYKVDIDAVIETARNHGKALEINSSYKRLDLKDTHARKAVEAGVKIIVSTDAHRTEHLERMIFGVGTARRGWVKKTDVVNTYGLSELLKWLASHDS
- the rlmB gene encoding 23S rRNA (guanosine(2251)-2'-O)-methyltransferase RlmB — its product is MIVYGKNSVTELLRNSPREIKKIMVSENFDVSSDPRINASIKKFRIKLTHLPRSAITDICKSPNHQGIAAEISDFTYSSVEEILGVARERREKVFLLVLDHMEDPQNFGAIIRTADFLGVHGIVIPADRACDVNPTVVKVSSGASANIKIARETNLGRVIDALKKKGVWVAGADAGSEDAVCDCDFASLDIAVVIGNEGRGMRSKTRQKCDFLLSVPREGKVESLNASVAAGIFLYEVYRQRHGTKAL